A genomic region of Dreissena polymorpha isolate Duluth1 chromosome 4, UMN_Dpol_1.0, whole genome shotgun sequence contains the following coding sequences:
- the LOC127879279 gene encoding protein PFC0760c-like isoform X2, whose protein sequence is MEQRALARLSENKFIHEKVTEFRNGHTDWKELAAFLMTKHTSREFNKKKKAKEKLKKVETNVNASETLIHAYLGGKLSSIRSELEDEEEMNTEVGTKLSQDPDEMVESESEDESELSNGENVTSDDDESHLDEVGAVLGISNDDEDDDFEIPSVYAKEERDVGDSSEESSESEDDDGRSKIQKKNLGDAIRLLAQQKKANKNLLEEKQLKPDTKSIKQSEKQLSSNMKKKGVSHETMNETLVLKSVSTKDGKDKKKTESKIVLKTSKTAKNVNNIKCDKNTSKGKDVVIKQLSSDDDEEEEEDYNDDDDDDDDDDDDDDDDDDDDDDASMAEKDDNHSGEEDEEVSHSDNSSDDSYDNVRESNPANKINKSSKKSVTVKPLPKMKTQGEMIIKRIDLSKDLETEEVPAILTNKQEKLARTGKRTVKDEFFACSDSEGNDEEEMFSETKADNYEEIEEEEQTGSEATRLDLNSFSTTFVGSLSSEKMMECTEKQFRTNLEWKKLRQEKFSRGGQQSSRGHFGSQGRGTFRAGSDSGQGRGGFGARGKGYVQEEGFSRGPRGRGGSEKGGMQGEPFGRDRGLHGSGRGSERGRGAAMPSRPWMARGPSGNQSAEKLHPSWEASKKRKQQQNTIAAFEGKKVKFDE, encoded by the exons ATGGAGCAGCGGGCTTTGGCAAGACTTTCTGAAAACAAGTTTATTCATGAGAAAGTGACAGAGTTCAG AAATGGGCACACAGACTGGAAAGAGCTGGCTGCCTTCTTGATGACCAAACACACATCAAGAGAGTTCAACAAGAAAAAGAAAGCCAAAGAGAAACTGAAGAAGGTTGAGACTAACGTAAATGCATCTGAAACACTCATTCATGCATACCTTGGTGGAAAACTGAGTTCCATAAGGTCAGAATTGGAGGATGAAGAGGAAATGAATACAGAGGTGGGAACAAAGCTTAGTCAAGATCCAGATGAAATGGTTGAAAGTGAATCTGAAGATGAGTCAGAACTGAGCAATGGCGAAAATGTGACCTCTGATGATGATGAGAGTCATTTGGATGAAGTAGGAGCAGTACTTGGGATTagtaatgatgatgaagatgatgactTTGAAATACCATCTGTGTATGCTAAAGAGGAACGTGATGTTGGAGATAGTAGTGAGGAATCTAGTGAGAGTGAAGATGATGATGGTCGcagtaaaatacaaaagaaaaacctTGGGGATGCCATTCGTTTATTAGCACAACAAAAGAAAGCAAACAAAAACTTACTAGAAGAGAAACAACTCAAACCAGATACAAAGTCTATAAAACAATCTGAAAAACAGCTTTCAAGTAATATGAAGAAGAAAGGTGTTTCCCATGAAACTATGAACGAAACATTAGTTTTAAAAAGTGTAAGTACTAAAGATGGTAAAGATAAAAAGAAAACCGaaagtaaaattgttttaaaaacaagtaaaacagccaaaaatgtaaacaatataaaatgtgaTAAAAACACATCAAAGGGGAAAGATGTAGTAATTAAACAATTAagtagtgatgatgatgaggaggaggaggaggattataatgatgatgatgatgatgatgatgatgatgatgatgatgatgatgatgatgatgatgatgatgatgatgcatcaATGGCAGAAAAGGATGACAATCATAGTGGTGAAGAAGATGAGGAAGTTAGTCATAGTGATAATAGTTCTGATGATTCTTATGATAATGTCAGAGAAAGTAATCCGGCAAACAAAATTAATAAGTCCTCAAAGAAATCAGTGACTGTGAAGCCTTTGCCAAAGATGAAAACTCAGGGTGAAATGATAATTAAACGAATTGATTTATCAAAAGACTTGGAAACAGAAGAAGTACCGGCAATTCTCACTAACAAACAAGAAAAATTGGCAAGAACTGGAAAGCGGACAGTGAAAGATGAATTCTTTGCATGTAGTGACAGTGAAGGAAATGATGAAGAGGAAATGTTCAGTGAGACAAAAGCTGATAACTATGAAGAAATTGAGGAGGAGGAGCAAACGGGTTCTGAGGCTACAAGGCTGGACCTGAACTCGTTCTCCACTACATTTGTTGGGTCTCTGAGCTCAGAAAAGATGATGGAATGTACGGAGAAGCAGTTCCGTACCAACCTGGAGTGGAAAAAGCTGAGGCAGGAGAAGTTTTCAAG AGGTGGCCAGCAGTCCAGTAGAGGTCACTTTGGTTCTCAGGGACGAGGAACATTCAGGGCGGGATCAGATTCAGGCCAGGGGAGGGGTGGTTTTGGTGCCCGTGGTAAGGGCTATGTCCAGGAAGAGGGGTTCAGCAGGGGGCCTAGAGGTCGAGGGGGGTCAGAGAAAGGGGGCATGCAGGGGGAGCCATTCGGGCGGGACCGTGGTTTGCATGGCAGTGGAAGGGGTTCAGAAAGGGGCCGTGGAGCAGCAATGCCAAGCAGACCCTGGATGGCGAGAGGGCCATCTG GAAACCAGTCTGCTGAGAAACTTCACCCTTCGTGGGAGGCCAGTAAGAAACGCAAGCAGCAACAGAACACCATAGCAGCCTTCGAGGGAAAGAAAGTCAAGTTTGATGAGTGA